Proteins from one Romboutsia sp. CE17 genomic window:
- a CDS encoding S8 family peptidase, with amino-acid sequence MKKIFISLKELLYNYRKSISMVLFLIIVGLVYSGYSTIFSDQIIEEQWNSRYMNYNKLHKISTGESQTIALIDSGISKFQDVKENIDLTKSKSSYDTNGHGTTMYSLIKGYSNKITGVSPDSKIISIKVMNSDESINPETVKNAIEIAIEKNVDIISLSLGSTKENRGIADKINEATSKGITVISSAGDYEQDFLLFPASLDNVISVGSIAANGRVSDYTNAPDETTINAPGEEILMVENNEKIIEANGSSEATAIITGYVSLLKDKSLKEGKQLTTSEIQKLLLKIKESDITYAEVLKNI; translated from the coding sequence ATGAAAAAAATATTTATTAGCTTAAAAGAATTACTCTATAATTATAGGAAGAGTATTTCCATGGTACTTTTTCTTATAATTGTAGGATTAGTATACTCAGGATATAGTACTATATTTAGTGATCAAATAATAGAAGAACAATGGAATTCACGTTATATGAATTATAATAAGTTGCATAAAATTTCTACTGGAGAGAGTCAAACAATTGCACTAATAGACTCTGGCATATCTAAATTCCAAGATGTAAAAGAAAATATTGATCTTACAAAAAGTAAAAGCTCTTACGATACAAATGGTCATGGAACGACGATGTACTCACTTATAAAAGGGTACTCAAATAAAATAACTGGAGTTTCACCAGACTCTAAGATAATATCTATAAAAGTTATGAATTCTGATGAAAGCATAAATCCTGAAACTGTAAAAAATGCAATTGAAATTGCTATTGAAAAAAACGTTGATATTATAAGTTTAAGTTTAGGTTCAACTAAGGAAAATAGAGGTATAGCTGATAAAATAAATGAAGCTACGAGTAAAGGAATCACGGTAATAAGTTCAGCAGGAGACTATGAACAAGACTTTTTACTATTTCCAGCATCATTGGATAATGTGATTTCTGTTGGAAGTATAGCTGCAAATGGAAGGGTATCTGATTATACTAATGCTCCTGATGAAACAACAATAAATGCTCCAGGAGAAGAAATATTAATGGTAGAAAATAATGAAAAAATTATTGAAGCTAATGGATCATCAGAAGCAACAGCTATAATAACTGGGTATGTATCACTTTTAAAAGATAAAAGTTTAAAAGAGGGTAAACAATTAACAACATCTGAAATACAAAAATTATTACTGAAAATTAAAGAAAGTGATATTACTTATGCAGAAGTTTTAAAAAATATTTAA
- a CDS encoding DUF1659 domain-containing protein gives MATVFKNNSSLKLQFDKGLGTDGKAVIGSKTFANLKVDALADDILAVANAIAGLQKHDLYEVLKLDSSSIS, from the coding sequence ATGGCAACAGTATTTAAAAACAATTCATCATTAAAACTACAATTTGACAAAGGTTTAGGAACTGATGGTAAGGCAGTTATAGGTAGCAAAACATTTGCTAATTTAAAAGTAGATGCACTGGCTGATGATATATTAGCTGTAGCAAATGCAATTGCTGGTCTTCAAAAACACGATTTATATGAGGTTTTAAAACTTGACTCTTCATCTATATCATAA
- a CDS encoding helix-turn-helix domain-containing protein, with protein sequence MDSIGQRIRKARLNLNLNQREFAKKANISEANLSRYENEIREPKSAVISRLAEALEVSADYLLGISDDMNYDKYDLSKKSTMDMENLLKDIESKLSTDGLMFCGKPASKESVDTVIKAIKIGINMAIEDEKLRKDL encoded by the coding sequence TTGGATAGTATAGGGCAAAGAATAAGAAAGGCTAGATTGAATTTAAATTTAAATCAAAGAGAGTTTGCTAAAAAGGCAAATATATCTGAAGCTAATTTATCCAGGTATGAAAACGAAATTAGAGAGCCTAAATCAGCTGTTATTTCAAGACTTGCTGAAGCATTAGAAGTTTCTGCTGATTATTTATTAGGTATTAGTGATGATATGAATTATGATAAATATGATTTATCTAAAAAATCTACTATGGATATGGAGAATCTTTTAAAAGATATAGAAAGTAAATTATCTACTGATGGGTTAATGTTTTGTGGAAAACCTGCTTCTAAGGAGTCTGTTGATACGGTTATTAAGGCTATTAAAATAGGTATAAATATGGCTATTGAGGATGAGAAATTGAGAAAAGATTTATAA
- a CDS encoding phage antirepressor KilAC domain-containing protein: MRNLINKESLVNSDYIRSLVIREKDDKAIMNMLKKLGSFVDYMTIDMASKFYKVEYSTLHKVCERNIDELKRYGVRVYKKSELEKILIGQVVDLENLPNRGMKLIPPRALFVIGLLLRKSEVSEKLREEVVKIAMGEDRKYQKGLALVDAIEGKTKEKRLNGVNEYAKLVAIEEREELEEVISTLKSKASYLDKILGYDTCITTTTIADDYGMSARSFNKLLHEMKIQYKQSGVWHLYMDYKDKGYVNVTYFETKNNIVPSMKWTHKGILFLYNKLKSVGIVPIMENNPPS; this comes from the coding sequence ATGAGAAATTTAATTAATAAAGAGAGTTTAGTAAATAGTGATTATATAAGAAGCCTTGTTATTAGAGAAAAAGATGATAAAGCTATTATGAATATGCTTAAAAAGCTTGGTAGTTTTGTTGATTATATGACCATAGATATGGCAAGTAAATTTTATAAGGTTGAGTATTCTACTTTACATAAGGTATGTGAAAGGAATATAGATGAGCTTAAAAGATATGGAGTTAGAGTATATAAAAAATCAGAACTAGAAAAAATCCTAATTGGACAAGTTGTCGATTTAGAAAATCTACCAAATAGAGGTATGAAATTAATACCACCAAGGGCTTTATTCGTTATAGGATTACTTCTTAGGAAATCAGAGGTTTCAGAAAAATTAAGAGAAGAAGTAGTAAAAATTGCTATGGGAGAAGATAGAAAATATCAAAAGGGACTTGCTTTAGTTGATGCTATTGAAGGTAAAACTAAAGAAAAGAGATTAAATGGAGTTAATGAATATGCAAAACTTGTAGCTATTGAAGAAAGAGAAGAGCTAGAAGAAGTTATAAGTACTTTAAAGTCAAAGGCTTCTTATTTAGATAAAATATTAGGATATGATACTTGTATTACGACAACTACCATAGCTGATGATTATGGTATGAGTGCGAGGTCTTTTAATAAGTTGCTTCATGAGATGAAGATTCAGTATAAGCAAAGTGGGGTTTGGCATTTGTATATGGATTATAAGGATAAGGGATATGTTAATGTTACTTATTTTGAGACTAAGAATAATATTGTTCCTAGTATGAAGTGGACTCATAAGGGGATTTTGTTTTTGTATAATAAGTTAAAGAGTGTTGGGATTGTGCCTATTATGGAGAATAACCCCCCGTCGTGA
- a CDS encoding ImmA/IrrE family metallo-endopeptidase — protein sequence MNLDYIRGLAKKIKEIDPSLTALDHLKKRHAIIAYLDSFDGTHIADGCYFKTDEIICVLINPNLSEYDRNWVFAHEFGHFLLHTNLNIFFVEKYDKVLGKKLDIEADTFCAEFLLDDDIFIRYEGVPTEDIARIVGIPHKFVVMKYNNLCKVGLIDAM from the coding sequence TTGAATTTAGATTATATAAGGGGGCTAGCTAAAAAAATTAAGGAGATTGATCCTTCACTTACTGCTCTTGATCACTTAAAAAAGAGGCATGCCATTATTGCATATTTGGATAGTTTTGATGGTACTCATATAGCTGATGGCTGTTACTTTAAAACTGATGAGATTATTTGCGTTCTTATTAATCCTAATCTTAGTGAGTATGATAGAAATTGGGTTTTTGCCCATGAGTTTGGTCATTTTTTACTTCATACTAATTTGAATATATTTTTTGTTGAGAAGTACGATAAGGTTCTTGGTAAGAAGTTGGATATTGAGGCTGATACTTTTTGTGCTGAATTTTTGTTAGATGATGATATTTTCATTAGGTATGAGGGGGTTCCTACTGAGGATATTGCTAGGATTGTTGGTATTCCTCATAAGTTTGTTGTGATGAAGTATAATAATCTTTGTAAGGTTGGTTTGATTGATGCTATGTAA
- a CDS encoding Crp/Fnr family transcriptional regulator, with the protein MNINKESYLNDNLPFFKNLSEEEKTMIYNASHIEEYKLGELIYSKYKSCSGIVLVAKGQLRAFMSSLSGKEITLFRLFQNDICILSSSCVYQNLSYDINLQVEEDASLIIIDGKFFKEVLDRNLSVQNFMLEVTQNKLSEIMWVLEQVVFFSLEHRISDYLINEHYLKNSSEIYITHEAIANDLGSSREVISRMLKRFEKDNLIEMGRGYIKIVDIKGLKLLCK; encoded by the coding sequence ATGAATATAAATAAAGAATCATATTTAAATGACAATTTGCCGTTTTTCAAAAATTTATCTGAAGAAGAAAAAACAATGATTTATAATGCTAGCCATATAGAAGAATATAAATTAGGTGAATTAATTTACTCAAAGTATAAGTCCTGTTCTGGTATAGTATTAGTTGCTAAGGGCCAACTTAGAGCTTTTATGTCATCATTATCTGGAAAAGAAATAACTCTCTTCAGATTATTTCAAAATGATATATGCATATTATCATCATCTTGCGTTTATCAAAATCTTTCTTATGATATAAATCTTCAAGTTGAGGAAGATGCATCGCTTATTATAATAGATGGCAAATTCTTTAAGGAAGTATTAGATAGAAATTTAAGTGTTCAAAATTTTATGCTTGAAGTAACTCAAAATAAATTATCTGAAATTATGTGGGTACTAGAACAAGTTGTATTTTTTAGTCTAGAACATAGGATATCTGATTATTTAATAAATGAACATTACTTAAAAAATTCATCTGAAATTTATATAACTCATGAAGCCATAGCAAATGATTTAGGCTCATCAAGAGAAGTTATAAGTAGAATGTTGAAAAGATTTGAAAAAGATAATTTGATTGAAATGGGAAGAGGATACATAAAAATAGTTGATATTAAAGGTTTAAAATTGCTTTGTAAGTAA
- a CDS encoding C-GCAxxG-C-C family (seleno)protein, producing MTKPSVYHSQGYNCAEALIKSYNEEHNTDIPVALGSGMGTGVTVGSLCGAVNAAAMIVGYIKGRDSNENTNEARGYARELMSRVREKFNSEICAELKKNKISCAEIIDFSYEALNETLDK from the coding sequence ATGACAAAACCATCAGTTTATCATAGCCAAGGGTATAATTGTGCAGAAGCATTAATAAAATCATACAATGAAGAACATAATACAGATATACCAGTAGCACTTGGAAGTGGAATGGGTACTGGAGTGACAGTAGGAAGTTTATGTGGTGCTGTAAATGCTGCAGCGATGATAGTAGGATATATAAAAGGAAGAGATAGTAATGAAAACACAAATGAGGCTAGGGGATATGCTAGAGAATTAATGAGCAGAGTAAGAGAAAAATTTAATTCTGAAATTTGTGCAGAACTTAAGAAAAATAAAATAAGTTGTGCAGAAATAATTGATTTTTCATATGAAGCTTTAAATGAGACACTAGACAAATAA
- a CDS encoding pentapeptide repeat-containing protein: MKGKSIRKLKQKEKRIEKINRGKMVRFNLANSRVKYKGCKNVYGYKSNIHNLIYKDAKFENVRYQASNITNCNFKNATLKGVDFINTNLKHTNFKGAKLKDVVFFNCNLKDVDFKDVQFENAFFISTGLNNTKNLVLGQGCICIKSYPKIEIGCRLRESISRLTECDKIYNYRILHVNLNKINMWNISLLLQYGEDNLARAMEALYKRKNKYGFYTIYSYKKFIESYLKI, encoded by the coding sequence ATGAAGGGAAAGAGTATAAGAAAACTGAAGCAAAAAGAGAAACGGATTGAAAAAATAAATAGAGGAAAAATGGTAAGATTCAATTTGGCTAATTCTAGAGTAAAATATAAGGGCTGTAAAAATGTTTATGGATACAAAAGTAATATACATAATTTGATTTATAAGGATGCTAAGTTTGAGAATGTTAGATATCAAGCTTCGAATATTACAAATTGTAATTTTAAGAATGCAACACTAAAGGGTGTAGATTTTATTAATACCAACTTAAAGCATACTAACTTTAAAGGTGCTAAGTTAAAAGATGTAGTTTTCTTTAATTGTAACTTAAAAGATGTAGATTTTAAAGATGTTCAATTTGAGAATGCATTTTTTATTAGCACAGGGTTGAATAATACTAAGAATCTCGTTTTAGGACAAGGGTGTATCTGTATTAAGTCATATCCCAAAATAGAGATAGGTTGCAGACTAAGAGAGAGCATAAGTAGGCTGACTGAATGTGATAAGATTTATAATTATCGCATTTTACATGTTAATCTGAATAAGATTAATATGTGGAATATAAGTTTACTTTTACAATATGGAGAAGACAATTTAGCTAGAGCTATGGAAGCATTATATAAAAGAAAGAATAAGTATGGATTTTATACTATTTATTCATATAAAAAATTTATTGAAAGTTATTTGAAAATTTGA
- a CDS encoding LysR substrate-binding domain-containing protein — MNLQHLEYFKVIAETKNFTTASNILSVTQPALSKAISKLEEELEVSLFERDGRNIKITKFGEVFLKYADSALIEIQKGKEKVQNMKRNNDNVISIASNYCIGATFIPFIISNFLHDNLQARFNINNQSTEEILKDLKYGRVDFGFFDNIENLKEYPTIECTLVKKVEYVLIVPKNHHLASKEEVYLKDLKDEYFIALKEQSCEERISYSELIGYTPKILAQPNEGIILSGLVAAGAGIAIVLDTPTINTNKISVIKIKDDIGYKNIYMGWNKGEYTSEIKNIFKEYVINLGYVR, encoded by the coding sequence ATGAACTTACAACATTTAGAGTATTTTAAAGTAATAGCTGAAACTAAAAATTTCACAACAGCATCAAATATATTATCTGTAACTCAGCCAGCATTAAGTAAAGCCATTTCAAAATTAGAAGAGGAGTTAGAAGTTTCGCTTTTTGAAAGAGATGGAAGAAACATAAAGATAACTAAATTTGGAGAAGTATTTTTAAAATATGCTGATTCGGCATTGATTGAAATTCAAAAGGGAAAAGAAAAGGTTCAAAATATGAAGAGAAATAATGATAATGTTATTTCCATTGCATCTAATTATTGTATAGGGGCAACATTTATACCATTTATAATAAGTAATTTTTTACATGATAATTTACAAGCAAGGTTTAATATTAATAATCAATCTACAGAAGAAATTTTAAAAGATTTAAAGTATGGTAGGGTTGATTTTGGATTTTTTGATAATATAGAAAATCTCAAAGAGTATCCTACAATAGAATGTACTCTAGTAAAGAAAGTGGAATATGTATTAATAGTTCCTAAGAATCATCATTTAGCAAGTAAAGAAGAAGTTTATTTAAAGGATTTAAAAGATGAATATTTTATAGCTCTTAAAGAGCAGTCTTGTGAAGAAAGGATATCATACTCAGAGTTGATAGGTTATACACCGAAGATACTTGCACAGCCTAATGAAGGGATTATACTTTCGGGATTAGTTGCAGCTGGAGCAGGGATTGCAATAGTTTTAGATACACCTACAATCAATACAAATAAGATTTCTGTGATTAAGATTAAAGATGACATAGGATATAAAAATATTTATATGGGATGGAACAAAGGCGAATATACTTCTGAAATAAAAAATATATTTAAAGAATATGTTATAAATCTAGGTTATGTTCGCTAA
- a CDS encoding ATP-binding protein encodes MYRCNKCRDMLFILKDDKAYPCECRDKKIAEEMLEKSGISEEFRKKTFENFDYSIDYKILEAYTRAVTYANEFEEKKDSILFMGQSGFGKSHLTMAIANRLLNKGISVIYMPYRDVITEIKQNILDPEYYKKMLSRYQRAKVLLIDDLFKGNISKSDINIMFEIVNYRYLNHLPMIISTEYNVNSLLDIDEAIGSRMIEMSKDNIVEVKGKRLNYRIYKGN; translated from the coding sequence ATGTATAGATGTAATAAATGTAGGGACATGCTATTTATACTAAAAGATGATAAGGCATATCCATGTGAGTGCAGAGATAAAAAAATAGCAGAAGAGATGCTAGAGAAAAGTGGGATTAGTGAAGAATTTAGAAAAAAGACATTTGAAAACTTTGATTATAGCATAGACTATAAAATTTTAGAGGCATATACAAGAGCTGTAACTTATGCAAATGAGTTTGAAGAAAAGAAAGACTCAATTTTATTTATGGGACAAAGTGGGTTTGGAAAAAGTCATCTAACAATGGCCATAGCTAATAGATTATTAAACAAGGGCATAAGCGTAATATACATGCCATATAGAGATGTAATAACAGAAATAAAGCAAAACATATTAGACCCAGAGTACTATAAAAAGATGCTATCAAGATACCAAAGGGCAAAGGTACTTTTAATTGATGATTTATTCAAAGGGAATATATCTAAAAGTGACATTAATATTATGTTTGAGATAGTGAATTATAGATATTTAAATCATTTACCTATGATAATTAGTACCGAGTACAACGTAAATTCCTTGCTTGATATTGATGAAGCAATAGGAAGTAGAATGATAGAAATGAGTAAAGATAATATAGTAGAGGTAAAAGGGAAGAGATTAAATTATAGAATTTATAAGGGAAACTAA
- a CDS encoding helix-turn-helix transcriptional regulator, with protein sequence MGRKILKSKRALLGLTQVDIASKLGINIKSYNLKENGKVKFKLEEVVAVSKILNLTLDEVDEIFLNIKKI encoded by the coding sequence ATGGGGAGAAAAATTCTTAAATCAAAAAGAGCATTACTTGGGTTAACACAAGTAGATATAGCTTCAAAGCTAGGTATAAATATAAAAAGCTATAATCTAAAAGAAAACGGAAAGGTTAAATTTAAATTAGAAGAAGTAGTAGCAGTTAGTAAAATACTAAATTTAACTTTAGATGAAGTAGATGAGATATTCTTAAATATCAAAAAAATTTAA
- a CDS encoding nitroreductase family protein has translation MFKVDKNKCIACEQCIKDCPVSVISLKEEKADINNAGCIKCGHCIAICPVEAVSSDDYDMNEVITYNKEDFSVDPENLLNFIKFRRSVRRFKDKEVEKEKIMKIIDAGRYTQTSTNSQDVSYIIVSEKLNELRDLAYESLNKKGKAILENLTPQTEHLKRYANMWLHSYNEYKKDPVNNDKLFFNAPLAIFVTSPTPINGGLASSNMELMTDALGLGTFFSGFLLAALQDNKEILDLLGIDDSKKIISCLVIGYPDVKYQRTAPRKDATINWI, from the coding sequence ATGTTTAAAGTAGATAAAAATAAGTGTATAGCTTGTGAACAATGTATTAAAGATTGTCCTGTTAGTGTAATTTCTTTGAAAGAAGAAAAAGCAGATATTAATAATGCAGGTTGTATCAAATGCGGACATTGTATTGCAATATGTCCTGTTGAAGCAGTTTCAAGTGATGATTATGATATGAATGAAGTAATTACATATAATAAAGAAGATTTTTCAGTAGATCCTGAGAATCTTTTAAACTTTATTAAATTCAGAAGAAGTGTTAGAAGATTTAAAGATAAAGAAGTTGAAAAAGAAAAAATCATGAAAATTATTGATGCAGGAAGATATACTCAAACTTCAACTAATAGCCAAGATGTTTCTTATATAATAGTTTCCGAAAAACTAAATGAACTAAGAGATTTAGCATATGAAAGCTTAAATAAAAAAGGTAAGGCTATATTAGAAAATTTAACACCACAAACAGAACATTTAAAAAGATATGCTAACATGTGGTTACATAGCTATAATGAGTATAAAAAAGACCCTGTAAATAATGATAAATTATTTTTTAATGCCCCATTAGCTATATTTGTTACTTCACCAACTCCTATAAACGGTGGTTTAGCTTCTTCAAATATGGAGCTTATGACTGATGCTTTAGGGCTTGGAACATTCTTTAGTGGATTCTTATTAGCTGCTCTTCAAGATAATAAGGAAATTTTGGATTTACTTGGGATAGATGATAGTAAGAAAATAATATCTTGCTTGGTTATTGGTTATCCTGATGTTAAGTATCAGAGAACTGCTCCTAGAAAAGATGCTACTATTAATTGGATATAA
- a CDS encoding DUF362 domain-containing protein: protein MSKIKKKAIVDKEYCVACGSCVKVCPLQIITIEGGVFANINFEKCVGCGKCAKTCPASVIEVKILEVNQ from the coding sequence ATGAGTAAAATTAAAAAGAAAGCAATAGTTGATAAAGAATATTGCGTAGCTTGTGGTAGCTGTGTTAAAGTCTGCCCACTTCAAATAATAACTATTGAAGGAGGAGTTTTTGCTAATATAAATTTTGAAAAATGCGTTGGATGTGGTAAATGTGCTAAAACTTGTCCTGCATCAGTTATAGAAGTAAAAATTTTGGAGGTTAATCAATAG
- a CDS encoding YvrJ family protein — MDSDFLTSIANVGFPIALSMYLLIRIEGKLQVLSNSINDLSKALLQLKN, encoded by the coding sequence ATGGACAGTGATTTTTTAACTAGCATAGCCAATGTAGGATTTCCAATAGCTTTATCAATGTATCTTTTGATAAGGATAGAAGGAAAATTACAAGTGCTATCAAATAGTATAAATGATTTGTCTAAAGCACTTTTACAACTAAAAAACTAA
- a CDS encoding DUF2922 domain-containing protein, with the protein MDTTKKLIMTFNAEGGKSVNFTIDDPKNDLTELEVINAMNLIIEKNIFCPGEVDLVEAVKAKIVETNSTEYDLK; encoded by the coding sequence ATGGATACTACTAAAAAGTTAATAATGACTTTTAATGCAGAGGGAGGTAAAAGTGTAAATTTCACAATAGACGATCCTAAAAATGATTTAACTGAGTTAGAAGTTATAAATGCTATGAATTTAATCATAGAAAAAAACATATTCTGTCCTGGTGAAGTTGATTTAGTTGAGGCTGTAAAAGCTAAAATAGTTGAAACTAACTCTACTGAATACGACCTTAAATAA
- a CDS encoding 4Fe-4S binding protein: protein MKKNKKTFKDYMWIISVTYLTLGFFNILFAWLGLLCFSIPLIISIFGGGKKYCNVYCGRGQMLDILGNKFNLSRHNNIPKFLKSKWFRYGFLTFFMTMFIVMLFNTYLVFSGTKELKEVVTLLWTFKLPWSWVNTSMVSPWVAQFAFGFYSIMLTSTILGIVTMILYKPRSWCVYCPMGTMTQLISKAKYNSIK from the coding sequence ATGAAGAAAAATAAAAAAACTTTCAAAGATTATATGTGGATAATAAGTGTAACTTACTTAACTCTAGGATTCTTTAATATTTTATTTGCATGGTTAGGATTATTATGTTTCTCAATACCACTAATAATATCTATATTTGGAGGGGGTAAAAAATATTGTAATGTTTATTGTGGTAGAGGTCAGATGTTAGATATATTAGGTAATAAATTTAATTTATCAAGACATAATAACATACCTAAGTTTTTAAAAAGCAAATGGTTTAGATATGGATTTTTAACATTCTTTATGACTATGTTTATAGTTATGTTATTTAATACTTATCTAGTATTTTCTGGAACTAAAGAACTAAAAGAAGTAGTAACATTACTTTGGACTTTTAAATTACCTTGGAGCTGGGTTAATACAAGTATGGTATCACCTTGGGTAGCTCAATTTGCTTTTGGATTTTATAGCATAATGCTAACATCAACAATACTAGGTATAGTAACTATGATTTTATATAAGCCTAGATCTTGGTGTGTGTATTGTCCAATGGGAACTATGACTCAATTAATTTCTAAAGCAAAATATAATTCTATTAAATAA
- the rbr gene encoding rubrerythrin yields MKTLKGTRTAENLMKSFAGECQARTRYTYYASIAKKQGYVQISNIFMETAEQEKEHAKKFYKYLKEDFVDEMIEITASYPVSFHEDTMANLKAAAAGENEEWAELYPEFAKVAREEGFEAIAITFERVSEVEKRHEARYNKLAKNIEEGKVFKKDEKVLWKCLNCGHIHEGEEAPKVCPTCVHPQGYFEVFVEAY; encoded by the coding sequence ATGAAAACTTTAAAAGGAACAAGAACAGCTGAAAATTTAATGAAATCTTTCGCAGGGGAATGTCAAGCAAGAACAAGATATACATATTATGCAAGTATAGCAAAGAAACAAGGGTATGTGCAAATATCAAACATATTTATGGAAACAGCAGAACAAGAAAAAGAACATGCTAAGAAATTTTATAAATATTTAAAAGAAGATTTTGTAGATGAAATGATAGAAATAACTGCATCATATCCAGTATCATTCCACGAAGATACTATGGCAAACTTAAAAGCTGCTGCTGCTGGTGAAAATGAAGAATGGGCAGAATTATATCCAGAATTTGCAAAAGTAGCAAGAGAAGAAGGGTTTGAAGCCATAGCTATAACTTTTGAAAGAGTAAGTGAAGTAGAAAAAAGACATGAAGCTAGATATAATAAATTAGCTAAAAATATAGAAGAAGGAAAAGTATTCAAGAAAGACGAAAAAGTATTATGGAAGTGCTTAAACTGTGGTCATATACATGAAGGTGAAGAAGCACCTAAGGTATGTCCAACATGTGTACATCCACAAGGATACTTTGAAGTGTTTGTAGAAGCATATTAA
- a CDS encoding Mor transcription activator family protein, whose translation MEGTMLEKANLEDVPDNFRELAEILGMDAFKKLIINYGGTAVYVPSSSSITRVVRNKTLKRDFRGNYREVASVYRISENQARRIIKNMNNE comes from the coding sequence ATGGAAGGGACTATGTTAGAGAAAGCAAATTTAGAAGATGTCCCAGACAATTTTAGAGAATTAGCAGAAATATTGGGAATGGATGCTTTTAAAAAACTTATTATTAACTATGGAGGAACTGCAGTCTACGTTCCATCTAGTAGTAGCATTACTAGAGTAGTGAGAAATAAGACTTTGAAAAGAGATTTTAGAGGGAATTATAGAGAAGTTGCAAGTGTTTATAGAATTAGCGAAAATCAAGCTAGAAGAATTATAAAGAATATGAATAATGAGTGA
- a CDS encoding DUF2628 domain-containing protein — translation MSEESKANLDEDISSDKIKDSENDDSIKEDIIFCSKCGLKNSSLSKYCSSCGNSLKSIEDNIKETANSIKSAINNSEPYKNLVGVNSDSSNTASWNNKDMVDFIQKNPEYYIPKFEKMQKYEKSTSWNWASFFLSSLWFLYRKMYTYGFGIMVLSFILSYIPFIGSILRLAIPILAGIFGNSIYLKHIEKNLYELNNLDEDVKHRVILSRGGVNLVLPIALCVGIFLLISILVLFGAVAMISYY, via the coding sequence ATGAGCGAGGAAAGTAAAGCAAATTTAGATGAAGATATTTCATCAGACAAAATAAAAGATAGTGAAAATGATGATTCTATAAAAGAAGATATAATATTTTGTTCAAAATGTGGATTAAAAAACTCTTCGCTTTCTAAATATTGTTCATCTTGTGGTAATAGCCTAAAAAGCATCGAAGACAATATAAAAGAAACTGCTAATAGTATAAAATCAGCTATAAATAATAGTGAACCCTATAAAAATCTAGTCGGTGTTAACTCTGATAGTAGTAATACTGCTTCTTGGAATAATAAAGATATGGTTGATTTTATTCAAAAAAATCCTGAGTACTATATTCCTAAGTTTGAAAAAATGCAAAAATACGAAAAATCTACTAGCTGGAACTGGGCATCATTTTTCTTATCCTCTCTATGGTTCCTTTATAGAAAAATGTATACGTATGGATTCGGTATTATGGTATTGTCATTTATATTATCATATATACCTTTTATAGGATCTATATTACGTCTTGCTATCCCTATACTTGCTGGTATCTTTGGTAATAGCATCTACTTAAAACATATTGAAAAGAATTTATATGAACTTAATAATCTAGATGAAGATGTTAAGCACAGGGTAATTCTTAGCAGAGGTGGCGTTAATTTAGTTTTACCAATTGCCTTATGTGTAGGTATATTTTTACTTATATCTATTCTAGT